Proteins encoded by one window of Salvia splendens isolate huo1 chromosome 14, SspV2, whole genome shotgun sequence:
- the LOC121765560 gene encoding putative F-box/kelch-repeat protein At1g12870 has translation MTMNNDVLSEILLRLPVLSLLRFRAVCKTWGNIIDSKPFRKLHTHNNYINNNTSDDMVHLQLTHSYGQDKVCLQVSFHNGGNRVKKKLSIKLECDWEPQLASQFNHSSRLVDAVRGLICMNCEFTVPIAICNPFLGELKLLPPSNSSCDLVWQRNVAIGFDEDYKVVQLLSCDQHDYLHAQIYSKSTDSWRDLGDVCIDDVKFYAVYPIKSACKNGYFVHWLGDANEVGGDGVSKILSFDMKNEVFRAITLPEDYAHIYYDGDTRPLCHIFAEDEHSFRIFDFSIYGSDNLVRIYDSRCEGSELSWNHVMNVHVPLSISEIEVPLCRTSCVFFVDRSDESVCVYDYRARKFISRYSLPDFKPFYYGVVCLDRIIEYKGSLVSLEN, from the coding sequence ATGACGATGAACAACGATGTGTTGTCAGAGATTCTATTGAGACTGCCCGTACTATCCCTCTTGAGATTCCGAGCTGTATGCAAAACTTGGGGCAATATCATCGATTCAAAGCCTTTCCGAAAACTGCACACTCACAACAACTACATCAACAACAACACATCAGACGACATGGTTCATCTACAACTTACTCATTCCTATGGACAAGACAAGGTATGTTTGCAAGTCAGTTTTCATAATGGTGGAAATCGTGTGAAAAAGAAACTGTCGATAAAGCTTGAATGTGATTGGGAGCCACAATTGGCGTCTCAATTTAACCATTCGTCTAGGTTAGTTGATGCAGTTAGGGGTCTAATTTGCATGAACTGTGAATTTACGGTGCCCATAGCCATATGCAACCCGTTTCTAGGCGAACTCAAACTTCTTCCCCCTTCCAACTCCTCGTGTGATTTAGTATGGCAGCGCAATGTTGCAATTGGTTTTGACGAAGATTACAAAGTAGTGCAGCTGTTGTCATGTGACCAACACGACTATCTCCATGCCCAAATCTACTCAAAGAGTACGGATTCTTGGAGGGACTTGGGGGACGTCTGCATTGATGATGTAAAATTCTACGCAGTTTATCCCATTAAATCCGCGTGCAAGAATGGCTACTTTGTTCACTGGTTAGGAGATGCGAATGAGGTGGGAGGAGATGGTGTGTCCAAGATATTAAGCTTTGATATGAAGAATGAAGTGTTTCGAGCAATCACATTGCCTGAGGATTATGCTCATATTTACTATGATGGTGACACACGCCCACTCTGTCATATTTTTGCTGAAGATGAGCACTCGTTTCGTATCTTTGATTTCTCGATTTATGGAAGTGATAACTTAGTTAGGATTTATGACTCGAGATGTGAAGGAAGTGAACTGAGTTGGAATCATGTGATGAATGTACACGTACCCCTCTCGATTTCTGAGATTGAGGTACCGCTGTGCCGGACTAGTTGTGTGTTTTTCGTGGATAGATCCGATGAGTCTGTGTGTGTGTACGATTATAGAGCACGCAAATTCATCAGCAGATATTCCCTCCCAGACTTTAAGCCTTTTTATTACGGTGTGGTTTGCTTGGATAGGATTATTGAGTATAAAGGGAGCTTAGTTTCACTCGAGAACTAG